The bacterium nucleotide sequence CCTGACGCAGGGCGCTCCAGGAAGGCTTTCCCATGTTGGCCAGGGCGTTGGCTGCCACCCAGCCCACATCACCGTACTGGAGCAGGTCTGCAAGGAGAGGCACACTCTCAGGCCTTCCCAGCTCCCCAAGCAGGGCAATAGCGTTGTAACGCAGGGTCGTGTTCCTCTTGCTCCTGGCTCTCTCGTGGAGAGTACCCAACGCACCATCCCCCATCTGGAGGATTACAAGGTTCCTGGTGAGACAGAACCTGTCATCCCCGGTCGCCTTCAGGAGCTCATCCACAGCAGACTCTCCTATCTCCATGAAGGCGTAGGAGATCAGCCCTCCCATCTGATCTTCGCTCTGCATCCTGTTGATAAGTCCATGGATGGCTCTGGGGTCCTTGAACTCGATGAGGGCTGTGACCGCGAACATCCTCACATTGACATCCGTGTCATCAAGGGCGCTTATTATGAGAGGAACCGCCTCCCTGTCTCCGATCTTGCGCAGGGTCGTGATTATGTTTTTCCTGATTACCGGGTCCTTGTCCCTGATCCTGCTCGCAAGGGTCGGATAAATGTCCGGATTCAGCCGGGCAAGGGCAGTGGTTGCATAATCCTGAACCTCTAGATTTGGATCTCTTAAAGCCATGAACAGACCCTCGGAAGCAGATATGTGGTGAAAACCGTCAAGCGCCTTTACTACGCTCCTGCGGACCGCCACCTCCCTGTCCTTGAGAGCATTGATCAGATAGGGCAGGGTGTCCGGCAACCGGAGCCGTCCCAAAGCCAGTGCCGCACCGCTTCTTATCCTGACACTCCCGGTCTTCAGTGCAGCCTGCAGGGCCGGGACCGACCTGGGCCCGAACTTTTCAGCTGCCTGGAGGACAAAATCGGCCAGCCCCACGTCTTCCATCTCAAACAGCTTGAGGATGCCGTCTAAGGACCTTTCGTCCCCGAGGTCGCAAAGTGCCTGGATAACCTGGATCCGCACGTCCCTGTCCGGGTCCTTCAGGAGTTTGTAAAGGGGGCCCACAGCCAGGGGGTCGTTTATTCGTCCCAGCAGGTAGGCTGCCCGGCTGCGAAAAGTGGGATCTCTATGTCCCAGCTGGTCAACGAGGAAGGAGGAGGCCCTCGGGCCCAGTTCCACGAAAATGGACTCGCACAGCCAGTTTATCTCCGTGTCGTCCATCCCTGTGAACACGGCCATGTACCCCACTGCACCCCATCTTTTAAGAGAGTCTACAGCCTCCCGCCGGACCTTGATATCAGGGTACCTGAGCAGGTCAAGGTTAAAGTCCAGCGCCTCATCCGTCCCGAGTTCGCGGATCTCATCGAGGACCGGGAACCGTTCCTCCTCGGATGCGAGGTAATATCGTCTTTTCAGGATCTCCAGCTGGGATTGCTGCCCGATGGCGGGGTGGCCGGCACGTCCCGTTCCCCCCGTGGTGACCCCGACAGTAGCCTTGGCCGCCCACCCATCTCCGGGGGCAAAGCAAAGCAAACCCGCCAGCATTGCAGTACATATCCCTACAGGGAAGGCTTTACGCATTATTAACAGAGAGGTATTATTGATATGTCGTTTCATCCTGGTTATCATCCTGCCTTGGAGCCTGTCGGAGTATCTCATCCGGCTTTCAGATATAGTCTGGTAGAAGATATAATACTATTGTCTTGAAAAATCGAGGCAACTTCAAGGATTATACATGAAATCCGTTTTTGGACGAAGTTCTCAGCGGATCTCGGGTAAGGGAGACTTTCCATGAAGGATTACAAATGCCCAGTCTGTGATGCGGAGCTTATCCTCGATGGCGATGAACGAACCGGTGATAACGTATACTGCTCATCCTGCAGCAGTACCATCAAGGTTTACAGCGGCAAAACAAGTGATGACCTCAAACTTGTCGATGATAACTGATTATCTCTAACCTCTAATACCATTGACCAGACTCGATAAACAACAACCCACCAGGTCCGATCTCCTGGCAGACGCAGTTCGCATTTCCCGTCTCGCCGGAAAGCTGCTGAAAGACCGTCTGTTAACCGACATTTCTGTGGCTCACAAGGGAGAAGTGGATCTTGTCACGGAAATGGACAGATCGGCCCAGGACCTTATCGAGCAGGAGATCCTGGTCAAGTATCCGGATCACGGCATCCTCGCTGAAGAAGACCTCCACATACAGGGCTCAGATGGTTTCCACTGGATCGTCGACCCTTTAGACGGGACGACCAACTATGCCCACCGCTTCCCGGTATTCTCGGTCTCCATCGCCGTAGCCTACAGGAACGATATCCTGTGCGGTGTCGTCTTCAACCCCGTAACGGAAGAGCTGTTCACGGCTATCCGGGGTGAAGGAGCCAGCCTTAACGACATGCCCATCAGGGTTTCCAAAATAAACAGTCTCAACGACAGTCTCCTCGGGACCGGGTTTCCCTACAACATAAGGGAAAGTTCCCAGACCAATCTGGACCATTTCAAAGAATTCGCCATGAGGACCCAGGGTATCCGACGCTGCGGAAGCGCTGCTCTGGACCTTTGCTTTGTAGCCTGCGGACGGCTGGAGGGCTTCTGGGAGCTGAACCTGAAATCCTGGGATATCGCAGCCGGTGCGCTTATCGTCAGGGAGGCCGGGGGGGTAACCACCGATTTTGAAGGCACCGCGCTGGAAATAGACGGATCAAGGGTCCTTGCCAGTAATGGGCACATTCATGAGCAAATGATGGAAATTTTGAAGATCAGTGTTTAGAGTCTAGCTTCTGGTGTCTGGAGTCCAGGACCTGGGGTCTGGACAGTCTACAAAAGATCAAAAACGGGCTAAACGCGAAGGATTCCAAGTTGCGCAAAGTTGATGGACTCGCAATGACAAAAAAACACCCTTAATGATCATTCTTCACTGCTTTCCCACCGCTCCCATGTTCCCATGCTCCCCCGTATCAGTCGGATAATCCGACACCAACGGGGGATACAGCCCTCGCCAGGGTCAGGACGGATACCGTCGCACCCGCACGGCGCAGGATCCTGGAACACGCCAGGACCGTTGAACCGGTAGTGTAAACATCATCAAAAAGTAGAACCCGTTGCCCCCTCACCAGATCAATAGCTCTGCCAGGTACAAAGGATACGGAAGCGTTTCGGCTTCTTTCCTTTGCGGAAAGACCCACCTGGGTACGATTTCCCTTTTTTCTGAGAGCATTCGTCTGAACCTCAACACCCAGTTGCCGGGCGACCGACGCGGCAAGGATATAGGACTGGTTAAACCCTCTTTTCCATCGGCCGTTTAAGGACAGCGGTACGGGTATTAGAAGATCCACCTCGGGGAAGGGATGTAGTGCACCAATGCCCGTGGCAAGCGCATCTTGAAGAGGCGCCATCAGTCCGATCATGCCTCCGTACTTGAATTTGGATAGTGCCTCGGCCACTGCCCCCCGGTACAAAAGCACACCTCGGCACCACTTAAAGGTCGGCCGCCCCTTTATGCAGGCAAGACACAAGTGGGATGCCTGACTGCCCTGAAAGGGCTTACCGCACAGTTCGCAGCATTGCCCTCCAACAGGTTCAAATAAATCAAAACAATCCGGGCAGCAGTGGGGGTAAGGGCCATGAGAGAGTCGGCCGCAGATAAGACAGATGGGAGGGTATATGGCATCCAGGAGTCCACGAGCGATCTCATTCGATAGCATACCTGTCGATATGCAAACGACAAGCCAGTTTAGACTCCTGGATGCATGAGACGCGGTGAGGGGGAGCGTGGGTGAGGGAGAACAGACAGTATCGGCGTGTCGGTGTGTCGGCGTATCGGAGAAAATACCAGTATTTGGGAGGGAATCAAGGTCCAGGGTCTAAATACTGCTTTTGTCATCGCGAACCGTTAACCGAGTGAAGCGATCCCGGGATTGCTTCCGCCTTCGCCAAGGCTACGGCGGACAGGTCGGCATGATCTATGGCCTCGCAATGGCAACGATCGCAACGCCCTGTGCTCTTCGCCCTACGCACTGTCTTTCCCACTGCCTCCTGGGTACTGGGTACTGCTTAAAACAAAGGAACTCCCGTCATTTCTGATGGTTGAGCTATACCCATGATCTTCAGTATCGTCGGAGCTACATCAGCCAGGCGCCCTTCCCTTAAGACAGGGTGTTCAGAGGTAAAACCGGGGGCGACCAGGATCAGGGGAACACTCCTCGTCGTATGTGCGGTGTGCGGCGTTCCGCTGGGATCCATCATCGACTCGGCGTTTCCGTGATCGGAAGTAATTATCAGCACCCCACCTGACTTGATCACCATATCGGAGATCCGACCGACACATTCATCCACCTTCTCGATGGCGGTAACCGCCGCCTCATAAACTCCGGTGTGCCCCACCATGTCCGGGTTGGCAAAGTTCACCAAAACAAAATCGTAGTCCCCGGAACGGAGGCGATCCATGAGCTTGTCGGTTACCTCCTCGGCACTCATCTGGGGCTTGAGATCGTATGTAGGCACATCCTTCGGTGACGGAACAAGGTAGCGATCCTCTCCAGGAAAAACCCTTTCTTCCCCGCCGTTGAAAAAGAAGGTTACGTGGGCGTACTTCTCCGTTTCCGCGATCCTGAGCTGGGTCAAACCGTGTTTACTGATCACCTCACCGAGGATTTCCCCATGCTCCTGTGGTGAAAAAATAACCGGGTATGGGAAGTTCTCATCGTACCGGGCAAGGCAAACATAGGTTGAAAGCTCAGGAAATTTTGATCTTTTAAAACTTTTGAAATCCCGATCATTGAGGGCGTGACTGATCTCCCGGGCACGGTCACCCCTGAAGTTCATGAACACCACACCGTCACCATCACCAATGACCCCAACTGGAACACCCCTGTGGTAAATAACAGTGGGCTGGATAAATTCGTCGGTCTCGCCTCTCTCGTAAGCCTCCTTGACAGCCGACTCACCAGACAATGCCTCAAACCCCTGTCCCGATACGAGGGCGTTATAGCCTTTCTCGACCCTGTCCCACCTGTTGTCCCTGTCCATGGGATAAAAGCGGCCGGCAACCGTTGCCAACCTGACATTTTTCAGGGTAGCCAGGTGCTGCTGGATCTCCTGAATGAAGCCCAGCCCTGAATTAGGCGGTGTGTCGCGGCCGTCCATGAAGGCGTGGACAAAAATACTGTCTACTTTATTTTTCGAAGCCATGGTCGCCAGAGCTTTTATCTGATCAATATGGCTGTGGACGCCACCATCAGACATGAGACCCATTATGTGGAGCCTGCCCGAGGCCCTTTTAACAGTCCTGAACGCATCAAGGAGGACCGGGTTTTCAAAAAACTCCCCGGACTGGATGGCCTTGTTTATTCTTGTGAAATCCTGATAAACGATGCGCCCGGCACCCAGGTTAAGGTGTCCCACCTCTGAATTGCCGATCTGGTGGTCAGGGAGTCCCACATCCATTCCTGCCGCCCCGAGGGTCGTGGTGGGATAGAGGGAGGCCAAGCGGTCCATGACCGGGGTCCTGGCCCCGGCGATGGCGTCCAGACCTTCCCCGGTGGAAACTCCCCAGCCATCGAGAACCATAAGTACAGTGGGGACTTTTTTTACTCTATTCATCAAGAATCTCTCCTTGTTGTCAAAAAAAGTCCCCTCTGGAAGAGGGGATGAGGGGAGTGGGCGAAGAAGGGATGAAGACGCATATTCTCCTCATCTCCTTTTCCCCTTTTCTCCTTTTCTGTAATTTACTCCTCATTCTCATACTGCGGGCTGTCTGCGGGGGTTGATCTTGGCTCAGTCAAGCCTGGCAGAGCAAAACTGTTCCAGAGTCCGCATGATTGGCATCGTGATGCCCACGCATCGACGGTGTGGCTGCAGTTCCCGCATATGAACCTGGGATTCAAACCGTCGGAGAGATCCACGTAAAGACCAAACTCCTTGATAGATTCCTTATATCTCTCTCTCCGCGCGTTGACCTCGCCGAGAAGGGCATGGAGGAGAGGTGATACATAACCGGTGGATTCCACCTTCTTAAGGGCCATATAACTTTCATCAACCATCTCCAGCCGCAGGCAGATCTTCCCGTAGAAAAGGTTAAGGAAAACGTCCTCGGGGGCACTGTCAAGAAGGCCCCGGAAGGTCTCGATGAGCTTGCGGGGATTTTCCTTTTTGATCAGTTTTTCTTCCATAACCTGGAGGAATACGGGGTTATGGTGCCGGTTGTATCCCTCTGTGAGGATCTTCAACCCCTCATCCACCTTGCCGGACCTGATGCGGGCCTCCCCGAGGGCTACGGTAGCGGCTACAAAGTCCGGAGACTCTTTGAGGATATCCCTGAGGGTCTTGACCGCCTTTTCCGCATCACCGTTGTCCAGGTAACCGGCAGCCACCTGGTAGCGAAGACCTAATAGATACGACTGCGATTCCGGTTCTCTTCCAGCCGCCTTGATGAATTTCCGCTGAGTATTCACCGCCCCTTCCCAGTCGCCCTGCTTCTCCTGGATATCCCTGAGGGCGATGAGAGCCGTCCGGTTGGAATCATCCTTGGAGAGGATCTTATTCAGAATTCCCACAGCCTCTGTCAACTGGCCTGCAGCAAGGTAATCATCAACAAGAAACAGAAGAACCCTGAGGTTCCCCGTATGCGCCTCAAGAGCCTTCCTATGAAGCTCAAGTGCTTTCTGGAACTCCCCCAACGCAAGGTAAACCGTACCCAACCTGAAGAAAGGCAAAAGAAACTCAGTGTCCTTGGCCACAGCCTCCTCAAGGAGTTTGACCGCCTGGTTCATTTTGCCCGAAAGGTGGGCATCCACACCGCGGTTGTAAAGCTCCTCGGCCTTGGCCCGCCGTCTTTTCTTCATGCTGACCTGGAAATTGTCATAGGATCTACGTATCCCCCGGAGAGCCAGAAGAGCGAAGACAATGGCCGATCCTATGCCAATAGACAGGAGAACAAGGCCAACAACGGGCAGTTCCACCATCTTTCCCGGCCACACGGTCAGATCGACCGTCCCGTGGTTATAGAAGGCAAAATAGGAGAATAGGATGACGACTATCAGGATAACCATCGTGGCCAGGCGACTCATTTGATCTCACCTCTCTTTTCCAGGTCTTCCTTGCACTGTGCGCAATAGTTGGCTATGGGTCTGACCTTCAGGCGGCCTTCAGGAATGTCTTCACCACACATCTGACAGACACCATAAGTGCCATCCTTGATCCTGTCGATGGTCTTATCTATCTCCCGGATGCGTCGGTTTATCTTCTCATTCCAGGCAAGGGAATAATCGGCAGAGTAACTGGAATCGGCAAGATCCGCCAGATCCATGGCCCCGATCCTGTCCTTGTTCTTTTCCCCGCTTGTAACTCTTTGCAGCTCTACGAGGAGATCCATTCTGTCCTCGAGAAGCTTTTTTTTATAATTTTCCAGGGTCTTGTCGTCCATGAAATCGTTTCCCTTTCAGGCTGGCGATTTTATACCGGGTGTCTGTTTACCGGAAATTTCTTCACTATTCCCTATTCCCTCTCCCCTATTCCTTTACTTATGATACGGCTCTCCCCGTATAATGGTAAAAGCCCTGTACACCTGTTCCACCAGGACCAGCCTTGCCATCTGGTGAGGGAGGGTCACAGCTCCCAGCGATATCATCTGATCCGAATCGGTCAGAGCAGATCTGGCAAGACCGTGGGGACCGCCGATGACAAAGCTGATCAGGTCCACCGAATTAAACATCGCTTTTTCAAACCACGAAGCCAGTTCTTCCGAGGACAAGGTCCGGCCTTTTCTGTCCAGAGCCACCTTCAGATCAGCTTTGTGATGTTCCTTCTTCAACCTGCCGTAGGCCGCCTCGAGATCCTGTGCGCTCCCTGATATCTCCTTGGCGGAATCTCGGACCCGAATGGGTGCATAATACCCTATTCGCCGGCTGTATTCGTCAATAGCCTCCCTGAAGTATGGTTCCCGGATCTTTCCAATTCCAAGCACCTGGATCTTCAACTGGGCTTTATCTCCTCAACCTCAGTCGTAAGATCCAGCCTGGGAGCATCTATCCAGAGCCTCTCTATATCATAATATTCCCTGACGGGTTCAAGGAAAACATGGATGACGACTTCGCCGTAATCCAGAAGGACCCATTTACCCTCCCTGAACCCTTCCTCACCGAGAGCCTTGATCCCTACCGCCTTGTAGGCTTGATTCACGTTTTCGGCCACCGCCTGAGTATGCCTGTCGGAGGTGCCGGTAAGGATCACAAAATACTCCGCAATAGAAGACATCCCCCTGAGATCAAGAACCAGAGGATCAAGAGCTTTCTTATCCAATGCCGCGCCAACGGCCAGTCGAGCCATGTCTGTAGAGTTCAAACCTGTTTTTCCCCTCCATTCACACTTTTTGGGGCCGGTAAAGGCCCTTTTGCTGGATATACTGTAAAACCTCATCGGTAACAAGGTTCCGAATACTGTGGCCCCCAGATACCGCCTTTCTTATCATGCTCGAGGAGACATCCACCGGGGAAACCTGCAGTGTCCTGAGGCTGCCACCGCTGTCGTGCAGATAGACACCTCCAGCTGGAGTATAGCGTTCAGAGAGATTTTTCGGAAGTGGGGTCATCAGGTCCACCGGATAGCCCGGGCGGGTCAATACCACAAGGTGAACCTGGGCCAGAACATCTTCCGAGCGGTACCAGCTGTTGATAAGGGAATAGGCATCCCCGCCCAGGGCCATCCATACCAGGGAGTTCTCCGCTGCTTTACTCACCTCTTTCACCGTGTCGAGTGTAAAAGAAGGGCCCTCCCTGTGCAACTCTATGTCAGAAGCGGTAAGGCTCGGGCAGTTGCCCACAGCAAGCTGCACCATCCGCAGGCGATCCTCGGGGGAGGCCGTGGGAGGCTCACGGTGGGGGGGTATTCCCGCCACCATCATCAGTACCTGGTCAAGCCCGAAGGCCGTTGCAAACTCCTGGGCCACCCGGAGATGGCCAATATGGATGGGATCGAAGGTGCCGCCGAAGATTCCGATTTTGGCCATATCATAAGTCCTCGTAATGGTCAAAATTGGAATCTGGAAAAGGGGAAGAGGAGAGGAGGAGAAGGGGGGAAAGATCTTTAACCTGTTTTGTGTCCCCACGTTTCCGAGTCTCCGTGTCAGCCGGTTTTTCCCCTTTTCCCCTCTTCCCCTCTTCCCCTCTTCTGTCGCTCATTCCCTCAAATGCCCTTCCCCCATTACGATCCACTTCTCAGTGGTGAGCTCCACCAATCCCATAGGCCCTCTGGCGTGGAGTTTGTCAGTAGAAATTCCGATCTCGGCTCCCAGACCAAAAACAAAACCATCGTGGAGCCTCGAGGAAGCGTTCACCATTACCGCGGCAGAGTCGACCTCTCTGATAAAACGTTGGGCGTTGGCATGGTTCATGGTAACGATGACATCGGTGTGAGCAGATCCGTAACGCGCGATATGCCCCATCGCTTCATCCATATCAGCCACAACCTTGACGTTGAGGATCCGGTCCAGGTACTCCATAGGCCAGTCCTCATCAGTGGCCTCCTTCACCCAGGGGGCGGCCTCTTTGGTCTCCCGACAGCCGCGGATCTCTACCCCCTCCTCCCTGAACTTCTCAAGAACTTTCTGGAGGAAGGAACCCGTCATGTCCCGATGCACCAGCATCGTCTCCAGGGCGTTGCACGTACCCGGCCGATTAAGCTTTGCGTTGACGCAGATATCCAGGGCCATCTCGACCTGGGCCCCGCTGTCAACATAGGTGTGGCAGACTCCATCCAGGTGCTTGATCACCGGTATTGTTGAGTTCTCCATGATCATCCTGATGAGACCTTTTCCACCACGGGGTATGATCAGGTCCACGTAATCATCCAGTTTCAGAAGGGCGTGAACCGCAGCCCGGTCTGTCATGGGAACCGCCTGAACAGCCTCCGCAGGCAGGCCGGCCTGGACAACGCTGTCGCAAAAAACCCGCGCCAGGGCATTGTTGGAGTGGATAGCCTCGGACCCTCCCCTCAAAATGCAGGCGTTGCCGGATTTAAGGCAAAGGGCCGCCGCGTCTATGGTCACATTGGGCCTCGATTCATAAATGATGCCGATAACACCAATGGGCGCTCTCATTCGCCCCACTTTAAATCCGCTGGGACGTGTCCAGATCCCGGTCACCTCGCCCACCGGGTCAGGCAGAGCCGCAACCTCGTTTACAGCAAGAGCCATTTCTTCGATGCGATTTTCCGTAAGTTTGAGGCGATCCAGCATGGCTGAGGTCAGCCCGGCTTTTTCTCCTGCCGCAAGGTCTTTCTGGTTTTCCACCATCAGCCTGTCTACGGACTCCCTGAGATGCCGGGCAACGGTATCGAGAGCGTCATTCTTTTGAGCTGGTGCGGCGCCGGAGAGTAAACGTGATGCTTTTCGGGCTTTCTCTCCCATATCGTGCATGAGTTTCTGGATGTCCATGGAGATCTCCTTATCGGATTGGCAGAAGGAGGAATTGGGAAGCCCTTCGACAAGCTCAGGGTCCCGAGCATGGTCGAGGGAGAGGGAGGAGGAATAACATCGCTGAAAACAATCCTATAATACTCGCTAATGGTTCATCCTTTATCCTTCTGATCCGCAGAGATGACAAGGTCATCTCTGTGAATAACTTCAGCCCCCGGGCAGGTTCCCAACACACTCTCTATCTCATCACTGTGCCGGCCCATGATCATTCTTATCTGATCAGAGGAAAAGCAGGTGACACCCCGCGCGATCTCTCCATCGTTGGCGTCCATGCAGCGAACCATGGATCCCGCTTCGAAATCTCCCAGTACCTCTCTTACACCTGCAGGAAGAAGACTTTTATTGAGCTTTTTCAGTGCCTTTGAAGCGCCGGCGTCGATGACCAGCGTCCCCTTCGGCTGGCCGGATGAATAGGCGATCCAGTGCTTGCGCAAAGCCAGCTTCTCAGCCGAAGGCAGAAAAAGGGTTCCCGTTGGATCCCCGTTCAGTACCCTGGTAAGGACACCTTCCCTGCGGCCATCAGCGATGACCGTGGGCACACCCATGTGAGCTGTTCGCTTGGCGGCAAGGACCTTTGAGGACATGCCCCCGGACCCCGATTTCCCCGGACCGCCGGCCATGTTGACGATGTGGCTATCCACCTCCTCCACAACCTCAACCAGCTTGCCATCACCGAGCCTCGGGTCCTTGTCGAACAGGCCCTCCGTGTTGGTGAGGAGGACCAGCAGGTCGGCCTCAGCGAGGTTCACCACCATGGATGCCAGAAGGTCGTTATCACCGAAACGGATCTCTTCCACCGACACGGTATCGTTTTCATTGATGACAGGCACAGCGTTCATCTTCAGCAGGGTCTCCAGGGTGTTGTGGGAAAGAACAAACCGGCGTCGATTTTCGAGACCCTCCCTGGTGAGCAGGACCTGTCCTACCCGCTTTCCGTGGCGCGCAAAAGCATCAGCGTAGGCCTGGACAAGGCGGCCCTGGCCCACAGCTGCCAGCGCCTGCTTGATCTTCATCGTCCGGGGCGACTCCTGGTACCCCATGGCCTGCATCCCCATGAGAATGGCTCCTGAACTGACGATGATAAAATCCCGTTCACCTTCCATGGCAGCCATTTCATCGGCCAGATGGTTTAAAAGGTCTTGATCTATCCCTCCGCCAGGGGCTGCGAGAACCATGCTCCCCAGCTTGACAATGACCCTCTTTCGGCCCTTGAGGATGCTGCGTTTGTCCTCAATCATTGCCCTTTTCCTTAAGTTTTTCGATCATGGTGGACAGTTTCCCCACAAGGGGTGTCAACCCCTCACCAACAGCGGCGGAAATGAGCATGGGTCTGATCCCGGTGTCTTCCTGAAACTTTGCCAGGATACTTTCCCTTTCCTCCGGACTGACCACGTCTGCCTTACTCAGGGCCACGATGAAATCCTTCCGGGCAAGATCGTCGGCATATTGCCCAAGTTCCTGGCGGATCGTCCGATAGGCCTCTACAGGATCGCCATCGCCGGGAGCAAGCCCCACCAGATGGAGGATAACAGATGTTCTTTCTACGTGCCTCAGGAATTGGTGACCCAGCCCTACTCCCTGATGAGCCCCCTCTACCAGGCCGGGAACATCGGCGACTACAAAGCTTCTATCATCGTCCACCCTCACGACACCGAGGTTGGGAACCAGGGTGGTGAAGGGATAATCGGCGATCTTTGGACGAGCCGCGGAGATACGGGAAATCAACGTGGATTTTCCGGCGTTGGGAAGCCCCACGATGCCCACATCGGCAATGAGCTTCAGCTCCAGCACCAGATCCCTTGCCTGCCCGTACCTGCCTTCCTCGCTGATCCTGGGTGCCTGTCTGGTGGGGGTAGCAAAGTTGGAGTTCCCCCTGCCTCCTCTGCCTCCCTTTGCGGGGATGAACTCCCCCTCGGTGAGATCAGCCAGAAGCTCTCCGGTAGAAGCATCCATGATCTGAGTCCCTGGCGGGACTCGCAGGACGACGGGATCACCATCTTTACCGGTCATTTTGGAACCGCGGCCGTGGGCACCGGTTCCTGCGCGGTATTCCCTTTTATATCGAAAATCTATGAGAGTGGAAAGTTGGGGGTCGGTGCGGATAAAAACATCCCCGCCTCGGCCCCCATCTCCTCCATCAGGGCCTCCGCGGGGTACAAACTTTTCACGACGGAAACTGACGCAACCGTTTCCCCCCGCTCCCGATTCCACAAAGATCTTGACGCGGTCGATGAAACTCATCGCGGGGGGGGGTGAATTGCTACTCTGCGCCGAAGACGCTGACCTGTTTGCGGGTCTTGTCCTTGCGCTCGAATTTGACGATCCCGTCCACCTTGGCAAAGAGTGTAAAATCTTTGCCCAGACCGACGTTGGAACCAGGGTGGATGCGAGTGCCACACTGACGCACCAGGATGTTTCCTGCGCGGACAAACTCACCTGCAAACTTTTTAACGCCCCGGCGTTTGGACTGGGAGTCTCTTCCGTTATTTGAACTTCCGCCAGCTTTCTTGTGAGCCATCTTTCTTTCCTCCAAAACTATTGACAGGGTCGCAACAAGTCCGGACGGGACTTTTTGCTCCTCGGTAAGCGAAAAGCGGGGTTTTCGCTTACCTTACAAATCAATGACATACAGTTCAAGTCATTGATTTGGGCACCCCACACGGGGTGCGTTGAC carries:
- the nadD gene encoding nicotinate-nucleotide adenylyltransferase, producing MAKIGIFGGTFDPIHIGHLRVAQEFATAFGLDQVLMMVAGIPPHREPPTASPEDRLRMVQLAVGNCPSLTASDIELHREGPSFTLDTVKEVSKAAENSLVWMALGGDAYSLINSWYRSEDVLAQVHLVVLTRPGYPVDLMTPLPKNLSERYTPAGGVYLHDSGGSLRTLQVSPVDVSSSMIRKAVSGGHSIRNLVTDEVLQYIQQKGLYRPQKV
- a CDS encoding glutamate-5-semialdehyde dehydrogenase, with amino-acid sequence MDIQKLMHDMGEKARKASRLLSGAAPAQKNDALDTVARHLRESVDRLMVENQKDLAAGEKAGLTSAMLDRLKLTENRIEEMALAVNEVAALPDPVGEVTGIWTRPSGFKVGRMRAPIGVIGIIYESRPNVTIDAAALCLKSGNACILRGGSEAIHSNNALARVFCDSVVQAGLPAEAVQAVPMTDRAAVHALLKLDDYVDLIIPRGGKGLIRMIMENSTIPVIKHLDGVCHTYVDSGAQVEMALDICVNAKLNRPGTCNALETMLVHRDMTGSFLQKVLEKFREEGVEIRGCRETKEAAPWVKEATDEDWPMEYLDRILNVKVVADMDEAMGHIARYGSAHTDVIVTMNHANAQRFIREVDSAAVMVNASSRLHDGFVFGLGAEIGISTDKLHARGPMGLVELTTEKWIVMGEGHLRE
- the proB gene encoding glutamate 5-kinase; its protein translation is MIEDKRSILKGRKRVIVKLGSMVLAAPGGGIDQDLLNHLADEMAAMEGERDFIIVSSGAILMGMQAMGYQESPRTMKIKQALAAVGQGRLVQAYADAFARHGKRVGQVLLTREGLENRRRFVLSHNTLETLLKMNAVPVINENDTVSVEEIRFGDNDLLASMVVNLAEADLLVLLTNTEGLFDKDPRLGDGKLVEVVEEVDSHIVNMAGGPGKSGSGGMSSKVLAAKRTAHMGVPTVIADGRREGVLTRVLNGDPTGTLFLPSAEKLALRKHWIAYSSGQPKGTLVIDAGASKALKKLNKSLLPAGVREVLGDFEAGSMVRCMDANDGEIARGVTCFSSDQIRMIMGRHSDEIESVLGTCPGAEVIHRDDLVISADQKDKG
- the obgE gene encoding GTPase ObgE, with the protein product MSFIDRVKIFVESGAGGNGCVSFRREKFVPRGGPDGGDGGRGGDVFIRTDPQLSTLIDFRYKREYRAGTGAHGRGSKMTGKDGDPVVLRVPPGTQIMDASTGELLADLTEGEFIPAKGGRGGRGNSNFATPTRQAPRISEEGRYGQARDLVLELKLIADVGIVGLPNAGKSTLISRISAARPKIADYPFTTLVPNLGVVRVDDDRSFVVADVPGLVEGAHQGVGLGHQFLRHVERTSVILHLVGLAPGDGDPVEAYRTIRQELGQYADDLARKDFIVALSKADVVSPEERESILAKFQEDTGIRPMLISAAVGEGLTPLVGKLSTMIEKLKEKGND
- the rpmA gene encoding 50S ribosomal protein L27, which codes for MAHKKAGGSSNNGRDSQSKRRGVKKFAGEFVRAGNILVRQCGTRIHPGSNVGLGKDFTLFAKVDGIVKFERKDKTRKQVSVFGAE